The Longimicrobium sp. genome contains the following window.
GCCGGCGAAGTGGACGACCAGCCCGGTGGCGCGGCCCTGGGCGTCGGTCTCGAAGGTGACCCGCAGGTCGGCTTCGCGGATGAAGAAGGCCCGCTCGCTCTCGGCGTGGAGGCGCACCCCCTGCGGCGCGGCCGGCGACCTGAGCACGAGGCTGTCGCCCTGGCGCTCGACGTCGATTGCCCCGCCGTCCGGCGTCCGGTACCGCCCGGAGTAGCGGCCGAGCAGCTCCGGGGCGACGGCGACCGCCCCGCGCTCCTCCCGCGCCCGCGCGGCCGCCGACGTGGCGTAGGGGAAGGCGGGGCGCAGCAGGTGCCAGGCGAGGCCGCCGTCGTTCTCCACCCCGTTGGAGAGCACGACGACGCCGACCCCGGCCCGCGGGTCGTAGGCGACGGTGGCCGAATAGCCGAAGGTGGAGCCGCCGTGCGTCACGATCCCCTCGTCTCCCGGCCCCAGCGGGACCACCCACCAGCCCAGTGCCTGCTCGAAGCTCGGCCCGGGCCGGCGCGTGTGGAGCATGGAGGCCATGGCCGGCGCCAGCGGCGTGCGCGCGTGGCCCAGGAACGCGCCCAAGAGCGTGAGCAGGTCGTCGGCGCTGGAGCGCAGCGACCCGGCGCCGGGGAGCCCGGCGAGGAGCCACTCGCGCGCGGGCCGCAGCGTCGCATCGTGTCCCGCGGCCATCCTCTCCCTCATCTCCGGCGAGACGGCGACCGCGGTGCTGCGCATGCCGAGCGGGCCGGTGATGCGCGCGCGGACCAGCGCCTCGTAGTCCACGCCAGCGCGGCGCGCCAGCGCGATGCCCAGCAGCCCCGCGCCGAGGTTCGAGTACGCCCACCGCGAGCCGGGCTCCCCCGGCAGCTCGTACGCCGCCAGGAAGCGGAAGAGCTGCTCTTCTCCGTACGCGGCGGCGTCCGGCGGGTCGGGCGGTGCGAAGGGCAGCCCCGAGGTGTGGGTCGCCAGGTCGGCCAGGGTGATCGGCTTCCCGTTGCGCTCGGGGAGCTTCGTTCCCGCGGGCAGGTACCTCGCGACCGGGTCGGTGAGCGCCACCTCGCCGCGCCGCGCCATGTCGGCCAGCAGCAGCGAGGTGAAGACCTTCGTCACCGAGCCGATCTCGAAGACGGTGCCCCCGTCCGGTATGCGCGGGTCGTCCAGGGCGAGCCGGCCGTACCCGACGATGCGGCGCTCCCGGGGCGTGACGATCCCCACCACCATCCCCACGCTCTTGCGCTGCACGTCGACGCGGTCGGCGAGGAGCGCGCGGATCTCCGCGTCGGAGGGGAGGGCGGGGACGGGCGCCGCGGCCGCGGGCGTCTGCGCCCCGGCCCCCGCCGCCGCCAGCGCCGCCACGGCCGCGGCGGCGGCGATGCACGCGGTACGCTGCGTCGGGTTCATCGCGTCCT
Protein-coding sequences here:
- a CDS encoding serine hydrolase, whose translation is DAMNPTQRTACIAAAAAVAALAAAGAGAQTPAAAAPVPALPSDAEIRALLADRVDVQRKSVGMVVGIVTPRERRIVGYGRLALDDPRIPDGGTVFEIGSVTKVFTSLLLADMARRGEVALTDPVARYLPAGTKLPERNGKPITLADLATHTSGLPFAPPDPPDAAAYGEEQLFRFLAAYELPGEPGSRWAYSNLGAGLLGIALARRAGVDYEALVRARITGPLGMRSTAVAVSPEMRERMAAGHDATLRPAREWLLAGLPGAGSLRSSADDLLTLLGAFLGHARTPLAPAMASMLHTRRPGPSFEQALGWWVVPLGPGDEGIVTHGGSTFGYSATVAYDPRAGVGVVVLSNGVENDGGLAWHLLRPAFPYATSAAARAREERGAVAVAPELLGRYSGRYRTPDGGAIDVERQGDSLVLRSPAAPQGVRLHAESERAFFIREADLRVTFETDAQGRATGLVVHFAGTDTRAPRVAGP